AGATCGAGCCGAGGTTCGCGCCCCGGGCCCGTGGTGCGGAGACGGCGATGTCGTCACGCCCGTCGCCGTTCACGTCGCCGGCGGCAGCCAGCGCGAAGCCGAACTCGGCGCTCTGGCGGGAGCCATCCATCCGGTAGCCGCCGGAGCCGAGGGCGTCCAGGTCGATGAGTGCCGGCCAGCCCGTGCTGCTGCCGAAGACCACCCATGCGGATCCGCTCAGGTTGCCCTTCGGCTCCGAGCTGAGGTTCGAGAAGGCGAGGTCGGTGACCCCGTCGCCGTTTGCGTCGCCGACCCGGGCCGCCTGCAGGTAGATGGGGTTGTTCGGGTTGGTGTGGCGGATGCGGACGCCATCGGCCGTGCTGAAGGACGCGAGGTCGAGGTCGCCGTTGTCGCGGCCGTAGACGATGAAGGACTCCGCGGTCGCGGTCACCGACGTCGTCGGGACGAACAGGTCATCGCGACCATCACCGTTCAGGTCGCCGAGGTTGGCGATGAATCGCTCCTGGGCGCTGCGGGTCGGATCGGAGTCGGTGATCGTGAGACCCTGGCCCTCGCCGATCAGGTCCTCGGCGGCCTCACCGTCAACGGGACCGAAGACGACCAGGATGCTCGCGACGTTGTTGTTGTTCTTGTCGACGACGTAGTCGCGCTGGCCGTCGCCGTTGAAGTCGCCGATGGCGCTGGCTCCGTTGCCGACGTTCCCCGGTCCGTTCTCCGGGGCCGCCCATGACAGGACGGGGGTGGCCGGCGTCTGGGCGAGATCGATGGTCTCTATCCCGAGCGCAGGCGACGCACCCGCCAGGCAGGTGGCAGCAACGAGCAGGGTGCGCAAGAGCGAGGGTGGACTCACGGGCGTCTCACAGTCTCGGGGAAGGGCGGATGAACCTAGCAGCGGGGGGTGACGTCACAGGACTCCTGGGAGGCTCACCCCCGTGGCATGCGTCGGGGCCGCTCCCCACCATCGATAGATCGCCAGACATCTCGGGACCCGGTCGGCCCTGCGATCGGCGCCGGGCCTCCAGAGGCGGCAGGTCCGAGTGTGGCCTGCCGACGCGCGGTGAACGCCGACGGCGTTCTAGACTCACGGAATGCCTGACCAGTTCGATGAGGCGTTGGAGCGTGCGAAGCAGGCGGTCGATGAGATGGAGGCCGCGGAGCAGGAGGAGGCCGCCCGCCAGGCGAGGCTCGCAGCTGAGGCGGACGCCCAACGAGCGCGGGCACTTGCGCGTCTTCCTGCCCTGGAGCGAGCAGTCCAGGAGCTGCTCAGGACAGACCCGCCGCCGGACCAGGAGACCGTCGAGCGAGAAGGCAGCCGGTCTACGGGGGAGGACTTCAAGAGCGGCCACCCAACGACAGGGCCCCCTAGAGGCGACATGGCCAGGCTGTATCGCCCGGGACGCGAGGGAGGCATCTTCAAGGGTCGTCCGCCCAGGTTCGTCGGGTGGCGGGTCTTGTCCACCGGGATGACCATCGCGGCCGACGGCAGTATCGATTTGCTGCCGTCCCTCCTGGCTGGGGAGGGCCTGAGGATCTCTCGGCCCGACGACTACCCTCTGGTGTACTCACCTGAGGCGGTGATCGGTCGCGCGATCGAAGCGATCGCCGTCTACCTGACTCACCTCGCTCGAGAGTGACCGCCCCGACGAGAAGAGAGGCCTGATGATGTGGGGCAGGCAAGGGTCTCCCGACCAGAGCCGTCCCCCGACGCGCGGCACCTCGCGCCGGTCGTATCTTCAACATCTGCCGCCCATCCCGGTGAGCCCCCACAGAGCGCCAGAGAACTGACACGGCTCCACAGGGGCGGGCTAGGGTTGGGCGGTAATGGGACGAGGCAAGGCGACACACGGATCGGGAGCGCCCATGAGGGACGTGCGCACGCCGGCACCCCTGTGGGAGTCCTCGACCGAGGATGAGCGCGTCGAGTACCTGAGCCATGCGCTCGCCTACGAGGCGAGCGTCCTCAAGGCCCACGTGGAGGGCTTCGGGCGCGTCCCGAAGGGGGTCGCCGACGCCATCAACGGGGCGATCGACCGTCTGCGTCGCGCCGCACTCGGGGAGGCGGAGGCCGTTTACCTGCACGGAGTCATATCGAGCCGGGCCTCGTCATCACTGAACCTGGTCCTCGAGGAGGATCCGGACGTCGCCCCGCTCGTGCGGTTCACCGACCGCGAGAATGCGCTGCGCCTCGCGCTCGCCGCGGAGGCCGGCGAGCTCGCACAGGCGCTCGACTACGCGGGGTTCCCCGCGAGCCGGCGGCGCTTCGCCGAGGCCCAGCTGGTGCGGATGCGCGAGGCCGCCGCCGGCCACTACGAGCGCCCCTACGCCGGGACGAACTCCCGCAGTTTCCGCGGCGCCCTCACCGACCTGCGCCGCGACTCCGCCTGAGCCTGCGGGAGGGTCTGGCCTGACCGTGATCGCACTGGCGCCTCGTGGGGAACGATCAGGAAACCGCCCCGCGACAAGCGCCTCGTCGTGCGCTCATCCTGCGCGCCGTCCGGTGACGGTGAAGCTTTTGTCGCGTCCGCCAGCACCCTTCACGTCCACCTGGAGTGTTTCGCCAAGCCTCGCCTGGACGACGACGACACCGTTAGGAGCGCGGAGCGGGGTGCCGTCCACGAGGGACTGCCGGATACCGGAGAGATCCCGATAGGCGGCGATGCTCCCACCACCCGGGGCGTCGTACTGGATCAGCTGACCACGTGCAGCTGCTCGCGCCTGCGGATCGCAGCCAAGTGCGGTTGACCTGTTGGGCCCGGCCGGCGTGATCCCGAGGCAGACGAACCCGGTCTCGGCGTCCACGCCGGTAAACGCGACGGCGCGTGTCGACGCGCCGCCGTAGCGAAGGCTTTCCCGGTCGAGTGCCCCGCCTTCGATCTCGACTGTTCCTGTGGGAGTCGCCAGTGTGACCGCGATCTCCGTCGCGACAGCCGGCCGGACCTCGGTCGCGGCCCCGGAAGGCGTTGCGCCCTGGTGGTCTGACGGCATGAGCAGGCCGGCGCTTACGCCTGACACCGCGGCGCATACTCCTACCGCAATCACTCGCCGCCGCGTCACGAATCCCATCGCGAATCCCCTTCGATCGAAGTGCAGTCGGAGACGCCCGAGACAGCATAATCTGCCTTAGCCTAATCCGGATTGGGCTCTGGTCGGGTCGCTGCTCCTGGCGGGCGGGCTACGGCCTCTGAATCAGGACGGTCGCTCGCCCTTCCATCGCAGGACCTGCTGCGCGATGCACTCGAGCTGGCTATCAGTGACCTCACTCATGTACTGGGCACTCAGCGGGGTGTCGATCGACCTCGGCGGGCTATCGACATCGCCGGTCTCGGCCCGGTAGACGTGCCCTTCGGTTGTCACAAGGATCCACACCTTGCGCTTAGGCGTGTAGCTCTCACGGTCGAAGCGTGACCCGACGGTGAACCACCAGCCCTGAGCTTTCTTGGCCTTCGGTCGGCCCGTCGTGAAGCCAAAGATCCTGAGGCGCTCCTTCCAGGACCCGGCGTGCTCGCTCAGCGCCGCAGCGAGGTCCGGGCCGGCGCGTGCGTCAGGACGCAGGCCGGGGAGTGACGTCGCGAGCAGATCGGCCAGGGCGCGGGACTGCTCCTCCTCCCTTCTTCGGGCCGCCTCCCGCGCCGCGTCCTCGGACTGGCGCACGGCCGTGGCGCGGGCCTCGGCAATGTGCTCCGCGCACACGAAGACGCCTTCGGCGTTGTGGGTCCCATGGATGCCGCAACGCTCCAGTCCGCATGTCTGGCATTTCCCGATGGCGAACATCCCGCAGAGGCACATCGATCCTCCCGAGACCGGCGCCGCCTGGTACAGGTGCCCACATGGTCCGTGGACCGGCATCGGGACACCGGAGAGGTTTCCGTGTAGCCCGGCTGGGGCCGCGCCGACGATGACCGGCGACAGGCACTCGAAGTAGCCCGCCTCGAGCATCCGGATCTGCGTACCACCACACTTAGGGCACGGCACCGCCATAGCGGGATACTACGGGTCCACCTGTGCTGGCGCCGGCGGCCGCCCGGCCCGCTCTGTCAATGAGGTAGCCAGCTCCAGGACCCCGCCACTTCTGCAGCCCGCGCGGTGGTCAAGTCTGCTCTGCCGCATGGCCTGGCGGGGCTGCTCCGCCTCGCTCGCGTTGGGCCGGGCTGACCGCGACGACCTGACGTCAGATAGTCAGCAACGATCGCGCGACCACAGCATCCGAGGATCTCAGGGAACCGCGACGCGACGGCCATCGCTCCGAACGTACGTCAGAACGCCCTGCGGCTTATTGCTGTCCGGACGGGGAAGCACCGCCACGTTATCGACCACCGGCGCTCGACCGTTCGCGCTGGCGACCTCCTCGTAACCATCGGGAACGAGGTAGAAGTCGAACCCGCTTCCTCCACTCCCGTCCTTGGAGGGCTCGCTTACCACGAGAGTGCCGAAGCTCTTGCCGTCGGCGACGTTGGAGCGCGGCCCGCACAACACCGAGATCACGGCGCTACTCCTCGCTGGCACCAGACACACCTCGCCCTCGTCATCGGCGGCAGCGAGGTAGAGCGTGTACCCCTCGTGCTCGGCTGCCTCCACTGCCCGGCCGGCGTTCACGCCGAGACCCGCGCGGCCGATGGCGTCCGCTGCGCGACCCGGCAGAGGCCTTGGAGCCGCATCCAGACGCAGGAAGGCCGACACCTGAGTGGTGCCCAGACCCGCGGGCGCCTCCTCGTTCCCCTGGTTGGCAGCGACCGCGAGGCCAGTGCCGACGGCGACTAACACCACGACGATCAGCACGCGGCTCTGGACCCGAACTGCTCGCAAAGCTCGACCCTTCAGCGTGGACGGCGGACGACCACCGTGCCACTCCCAGCCACCCAGGGAAAGAGCTCTTGAGCAATTCCCAGCCGATACACAGGCTCCTCGGCGGCACTCATAGTCCGCGCCGCCCGCCCCAGGCGAATCAGCCCAGAAGCGGGCCTGGCAGGCCCCCGGCCTCCGACTGCGCTGAGCGAAGGGCTATCCGTTCACCGGCACCTCTACCCTTCCGGGCGCCGCCGGGAGAGGGCCTGGACCCTCTCGATCAGTCGATCCAGCTCATCGTCATCAGTGGGAAGTCGACTCCGGAAGCCCTCAGCGGAGTCGGAGAACCGCCCGCGGGCCGGTGGCTCGATACCCCTGTCCGCACTTCGGGGATTGGGCCGAGACGATGAGGGATCAGGGAACACGGCCGAGCCTTCCTCAAAGGGCTGGAGTGGAAACAAGCCCTAACACTGGCCTCTCATAACGGGGGCCGGATTCGAACCGACGACCTCCAGGTAATGAGCCTGGCGAGCTACCAAACTGCTCTACCCCGTGGGGGTATCAGTGACCATACACCGGCCGTCAATAGGCGCATGTCTCCTCATCTCCGGCTCCGTGTGAGCGCCGCCGCGATCCTTCCTGACAGACACCGAGGCGATGGCATCCGCGGCCGCTGACATCGCCGCTTGCGGCACTGATAGGAGGGCGTTTGGGCGAGAGAGTTCCGGCAGGGCCGGACTTTCCGCCTAGAGTGATCGGTGATGGCGCGAGGGCGAGGACAGAAGGGTGCCAGCGGCACTCCGGAGATGAGAGGCGCGATGCGCAGCCTTCGTCGACCCGGTGCGAAGATCGGCGGGACCAACTTCACCCTGCGTGCCCGTGAGCGCATCGACCCGATTTACAACGAGACTTTCCGGCGCCGTATCGAGGTCTGGTGTCGCGCCCGCGCCGGCGACAGGAACATCCGGATCGAGTTCGGCTCCTCGGGCTCCTACACCGACATGGCCGGGAACATCACCGTGGACAAGACCGTCCCCAAGGACGGGCGCCCCGGGGACAAGGCCCTCGCCACCTGGGGCCTGACCAGCCACGAGCTCTGCCACCACCGCTGGACCGCGGCGGATGTCTTCAATGAGTTCATCGCGAAGATGAAGGACGACGTCGCCGAGAGCGGCGAGAAGATCAAGAAGATCCGCGGCAGGTTCGCGAAGCTCCCCGACTGGGCGAAGATCGTCGAGGCGGAGAAGGAGCAGCGGGCCGCCTCCTTCCAGCACGGACAGATCGCCTCGATCGTCGCCGGGATGGAGAAGGAGATCCCGAACATGGCGCCGGCCGATGCCAAGGAGGCCAAGAAGCAGCTCACGCTGATGAAGGCCGAGATGGTCCGCCTGGAGGCTGAGGCGACCGCCGCCGGCCAGCGCCGCGACGCGCTGATCGCTCCGAACCAGAAGGCCTTCGACAAGCTCACCGCCGAGCTTCACGCCGAGCAGCGCAAGCAGATCGCCGCGGTGGAGGGCAAGGACGTCTGGAACATCATCGAGGACGGGCGGATCGAGACCCACCTGCGCGTCCACGAGCCGAACGAGTACCGCCAGATCAGCATGCTCAACCACGTCTACCCGCGGGTCCCGAAGGTCTACAAGTCGGATCAGGACGCCTTGGTGCCCTGCCCCGACGGCTACGTGCCCGTGGATGTGGACGGCAACCCGCTCGAGGTCGTGGTCTCGCCGGACGGGACGAAGATGGTGAAGATCCCGGCGGGCGTCGACATTCCGGTCCTCGGCGACAAGCCGCTCGACTACAAGCGCCAGATGCGGGCCGCTCTCCTGTGTGAGTCGGTCCCGGAGTTCACCCTCGACGGGGAGCTGCTGCACCCGAAGGTCCAGGCCTGCCTGGACGAGTGCCGGCCGCTGATCGACGAGGGCGTGCGCGGCAACACCCGCGAGTGCATGGAGGCAAGCGCCAAGGTCACCGAGATCCTCGCCCGGCACGGGATGCTTCCCGACCCCGAGGACGAGAAGTCCAACAACGGCGGCCAGCAGCAGCAGGGCCAGGGCGGCGAGAGCGGAGGAGATCCCGGACAGGGTGGCGGCCAGGGCCAGCCCGGCCAGGGCCAGCCCGGTCAGGGCGGCGGCCAGGGCGGAGACGAGGAGCAGTCCGGGGGCGACTCGGGCCTCGACACCGGTTCCCCCTTCGACACCGGTGATGAGTGGGATGAGCGCGGAGACGCCGGTAAGGCCGGCGACGGCACCTCCGACACGACCGGCAGCGCCAAGGAGGGTGACGACGGTGGTGGCATCAGCGACGCCGACCGCAAGGACGCCGAGGAGAAGAAGGCCGGGTCCGCGTCGGGCGATGAGGCCAAGGAGGCCGCCAAGCAGGCCGAGAAGGACGCGGCAGCCGACGTCGCCAAGGAGAGCGGCCGGGGCAACGCGGCTGACAAGGCGGGCGACATCGACGGAAAGTCCTGGGGTCCGCCCGCCAACCAGAAGATCACCGGGATCGAGAAGATCGCCCCGCAGGCACCGACTCCCCCCTCGGGCCACCTGACCCGCTACGGCAACCAGCTCGCCGCACAGCTCGAGCTCGTCCGCACCCAGGCGACTGCGCCTCGTCGCCGCCAGGAGAGCGGCCGCCTTGACCGGCGCCGGATCACCTCCGCCGCGATCGGCAAGCCGGACGTCTTCGTCCAGCCCGGCCGGGACTTCGATGTCGACCTCGCCGTGGACACGGTCGTCGATCTTTCCGGGTCGATGAACTCGGCCCGCAAGCAGCTGCAGGACTCCGCGCAGACGATGGTGATCGCGATGGAGAAGTTGAAGGTCCCCCACAGCGTTTACGGCTTCGACTCGGGCGGGTCGAGCGCCCACCACTATGAGCTCGTCGGGTACGGATCCCGCGCGAACGGCCTCGGCGCCATCGCCGGCTCCCACATGGTCGGCGGCGGCGGGACGCCGACCGCCGAAGCGGTCGAGTTCGCCAACGCCCGCCTCTCACAGCGTCGTGAGCAGGCCCGGGTCATGGTCATCTTCACCGACGGCATGCCGAACGACATCGAGGGGACCAGGCGTCAGATCGAGGCGGCCCGCAGCCAGGGCATCACGGTCGTGGGCGCCTACTACAACACGGCCCCTGCGAGTCACCGCGGCCAGGAGGTCGAGGGGATGAAGAAGCTCTTCGGATCCGACTTCGTCCACCTGGAGGCGATCGGCGACCTCCCCAAGCACGTCGGCAAGCTGATGATGAAGCTCATCAAGCCGCGCCGGCGCCACTGACCGGCTAGCCCCGCGACCTTGTGACAGATGCGGTCGGCGCTTGTTCCCCGC
This DNA window, taken from Miltoncostaea oceani, encodes the following:
- a CDS encoding VWA domain-containing protein; this translates as MRSLRRPGAKIGGTNFTLRARERIDPIYNETFRRRIEVWCRARAGDRNIRIEFGSSGSYTDMAGNITVDKTVPKDGRPGDKALATWGLTSHELCHHRWTAADVFNEFIAKMKDDVAESGEKIKKIRGRFAKLPDWAKIVEAEKEQRAASFQHGQIASIVAGMEKEIPNMAPADAKEAKKQLTLMKAEMVRLEAEATAAGQRRDALIAPNQKAFDKLTAELHAEQRKQIAAVEGKDVWNIIEDGRIETHLRVHEPNEYRQISMLNHVYPRVPKVYKSDQDALVPCPDGYVPVDVDGNPLEVVVSPDGTKMVKIPAGVDIPVLGDKPLDYKRQMRAALLCESVPEFTLDGELLHPKVQACLDECRPLIDEGVRGNTRECMEASAKVTEILARHGMLPDPEDEKSNNGGQQQQGQGGESGGDPGQGGGQGQPGQGQPGQGGGQGGDEEQSGGDSGLDTGSPFDTGDEWDERGDAGKAGDGTSDTTGSAKEGDDGGGISDADRKDAEEKKAGSASGDEAKEAAKQAEKDAAADVAKESGRGNAADKAGDIDGKSWGPPANQKITGIEKIAPQAPTPPSGHLTRYGNQLAAQLELVRTQATAPRRRQESGRLDRRRITSAAIGKPDVFVQPGRDFDVDLAVDTVVDLSGSMNSARKQLQDSAQTMVIAMEKLKVPHSVYGFDSGGSSAHHYELVGYGSRANGLGAIAGSHMVGGGGTPTAEAVEFANARLSQRREQARVMVIFTDGMPNDIEGTRRQIEAARSQGITVVGAYYNTAPASHRGQEVEGMKKLFGSDFVHLEAIGDLPKHVGKLMMKLIKPRRRH